In Clupea harengus chromosome 13, Ch_v2.0.2, whole genome shotgun sequence, one DNA window encodes the following:
- the LOC122133406 gene encoding zinc finger protein 571-like, producing MLRVNIRQVKMMKQPHSASIPSPQPKLVCKGECNITACSDPKSAECIVVPISVKPEPDLDPYFLSLELPSRESEINRDDQKMKIDLLNLKSEIKSELSTDEHIYFDVAERIVDPFKDCLLKPENEQVNNHEIPEHSEESLGTLSEESMLYPTPQAKDHHNNSEVLVLNEPEGLNQEGRICHLLRYRSQVQKKHVKQQHHSVKETCKGRKRKTCEAKTKLKNSTTQACSLCGNIFANSNSLKVHMRIHTGEKPYACPTCGKAFAHSHWLKDHTRIHTGQKKPAKMQTFLCSKCDKTFSRADGLRIHMRRHSQEKPYACSMCEKRFVDINDMYKHIKLHSNIKPFVCTECGNSFHRQYTLEKHQRIHTGERPYNCPECGKALRYKYSLTMHMKTHRK from the coding sequence ATGCTACGTGTGAACATACGACAAGTGAAAATGATGAAACAGCCACACAGCGCCTCAATCCCATCACCACAACCAAAACTTGTGTGTAAAGGTGAATGTAACATCACAGCATGTTCTGATCCTAAGTCAGCTGAATGTATTGTGGTTCCCATCAGTGTTAAACCAGAGCCAGATTTAGATCCATATTTTCTCTCACTTGAGTTGCCCTCGAGAGAATCTGAAATAAATCGAGATGATCAGAAGATGAAAATTGATCTTTTGAACCTCAAATCAGAGATTAAGTCTGAACTGTCCACTGATGAACATATTTATTTTGATGTTGCTGAGAGGATTGTGGATCCGTTCAAAGACTGTTTGCTCAAACCTGAGAATGAGCAAGTAAACAACCATGAAATTCCAGAACACTCAGAAGAAAGTCTGGGTACATTGTCAGAAGAAAGTATGCTGTATCCAACACCACAAGCAAAAGATCACCACAACAATTCTGAGGTGTTGGTGCTTAATGAGCCTGAAGGATTAAATCAGGAAGGCCGCATTTGCCATCTTCTGAGGTATAGAAGCCAAGTGCAAAAGAAACAtgtgaaacaacaacaccacagtgTGAAAGAAACTTGTAAAGGCAGAAAACGTAAAACCTGTGAAGCAAAGACCAAACTAAAAAACTCGACAACGCAGGCCTGCTCGCTTTGTGGTAACATCTTCGCCAACTCCAACAGTTTGAAGGTTCACATGCGGATACACACCGGGGAGAAGCCGTACGCCTGCCCCACCTGTGGGAAAGCATTTGCACACTCCCACTGGCTAAAAGACCACACACGGATCCACACAGGTCAAAAAAAGCCGGCTAAAATGCAGACATTCCTCTGCAGCAAGTGTGACAAGACCTTTTCCAGGGCCGATGGCCTTCGAATCCACATGCGCCGGCACTCACAGGAAAAGCCGTATGCTTGCTCCATGTGTGAGAAACGCTTCGTCGATATCAATGACATGTACAAGCACATTAAGCTCCACTCTAACATCAAGCCTTTTGTTTGTACGGAGTGTGGAAACAGCTTCCACCGTCAGTACACACTAGAGAAACACCAGCGTATCCACACAGGCGAGCGGCCATACAACTGTCCAGAGTGTGGGAAAGCCTTACGGTATAAATACTCTTTAACCATGCACATGAAGACCCATAGAAAATGA
- the LOC116223302 gene encoding uncharacterized protein LOC116223302 isoform X1 produces the protein MLSTETCDLKYLGRAVTTDKFRMLLRVQFGGEQKYIKLSELTFDTFLKEVCLKFNIPEGRQLDMKVYDQSDTEVDSEVFEEIVKESPGAFRIMLGSEGLGASQSSPCSVTSEDTVILNFSMCDDEEASPVGASQPKKPCRMNYEAKALIGKILTSRPGGEHIMQEYGKTKSLTDATRRQMINILAAEMTETHGTSPPKNVRVMYAQGIVALFPYLEDPFSQHGYEHYYDPESGSGYLAWRLKTIQRKSSEERGGSVSRSPKVGGPSHGRQPFISDKVQSDDDVEAAIAVLRHSADEDTIREKMKTTFIYRQAMVNDESKAADVFLVFPRFLDTPGLV, from the exons ATGCtgtccacagaaacctgtgactTGAAGTATCTGGGAAGAGCCGTTACCACGG ATAAATTCAGAATGCTGCTACGAGTTCAGTTTGGGGGAGAGCAAAAATACATTAAGCTGTCTGAGCTGACATTTGATACTTTTTTGAAAGAAG TGTGCCTGAAATTCAACATACCAGAAGGCAGGCAGCTAGATATGAAGGTTTATGACCAGTCTGATACAGAGGTTGACTCTGAGGTTTTTGAAGAGATAGTGAAGGAATCACCTGGAGCCTTTCGAATCATGTTGGGCAGTGAAGGACTTG GTGCCTCGCAATCATCACCATGCTCCGTAACATCTGAGGACACTGTCATTCTAAACTTCTCGATGTGTGACGATGAAGAAGCATCTCCTGTTGGAGCAAGTCAACCCAAAAAGCCATGTCGTATGAACTATGAAGCAAAAGCG TTGATTGGAAAAATCCTAACATCAAGGCCTGGTGGTGAACACATCATGCAAGAGTATGGAAAAACCAAATCTTTGACAGATGCCACTAGAAGACAGATGATTAACATACTTGCTGCTGAGATGACAGAAACACATGG GACATCGCCCCCCAAAAATGTCAGAGTGATGTATGCACAGGGGATAGTTGCTTTGTTTCCCTATCTGGAAGACCCATTTTCACAACATGGATAT GAACATTACTACGATCCAGAGAGTGGATCTGGATACCTTGCATGGCGATTGAAGACCATTCAAAGAAAAAGTTCAGAGGAAAGAGGTGGCTCAGTTAGCAGATCTCCCAAAG TTGGTGGGCCAAGCCATGGTCGACAACCCTTCATAAGTGACAAAGTGCAATCTGATGATGATGTGGAAGCAGCAATTGCAGTTTTGAGACACTCTGCTGATGAAGACACTATCCGTGAGAAGATGAAAACGACCTTCATTTATCGCCAAGCAATGGTCAATGATGAAAGCAAAGCAGCAGATGTCTTCTTGGTCTTTCCACGGTTTCTGGACACACCAGGACTGGTATGA
- the LOC116223302 gene encoding uncharacterized protein LOC116223302 isoform X2 — protein MLLRVQFGGEQKYIKLSELTFDTFLKEVCLKFNIPEGRQLDMKVYDQSDTEVDSEVFEEIVKESPGAFRIMLGSEGLGASQSSPCSVTSEDTVILNFSMCDDEEASPVGASQPKKPCRMNYEAKALIGKILTSRPGGEHIMQEYGKTKSLTDATRRQMINILAAEMTETHGTSPPKNVRVMYAQGIVALFPYLEDPFSQHGYEHYYDPESGSGYLAWRLKTIQRKSSEERGGSVSRSPKVGGPSHGRQPFISDKVQSDDDVEAAIAVLRHSADEDTIREKMKTTFIYRQAMVNDESKAADVFLVFPRFLDTPGLV, from the exons ATGCTGCTACGAGTTCAGTTTGGGGGAGAGCAAAAATACATTAAGCTGTCTGAGCTGACATTTGATACTTTTTTGAAAGAAG TGTGCCTGAAATTCAACATACCAGAAGGCAGGCAGCTAGATATGAAGGTTTATGACCAGTCTGATACAGAGGTTGACTCTGAGGTTTTTGAAGAGATAGTGAAGGAATCACCTGGAGCCTTTCGAATCATGTTGGGCAGTGAAGGACTTG GTGCCTCGCAATCATCACCATGCTCCGTAACATCTGAGGACACTGTCATTCTAAACTTCTCGATGTGTGACGATGAAGAAGCATCTCCTGTTGGAGCAAGTCAACCCAAAAAGCCATGTCGTATGAACTATGAAGCAAAAGCG TTGATTGGAAAAATCCTAACATCAAGGCCTGGTGGTGAACACATCATGCAAGAGTATGGAAAAACCAAATCTTTGACAGATGCCACTAGAAGACAGATGATTAACATACTTGCTGCTGAGATGACAGAAACACATGG GACATCGCCCCCCAAAAATGTCAGAGTGATGTATGCACAGGGGATAGTTGCTTTGTTTCCCTATCTGGAAGACCCATTTTCACAACATGGATAT GAACATTACTACGATCCAGAGAGTGGATCTGGATACCTTGCATGGCGATTGAAGACCATTCAAAGAAAAAGTTCAGAGGAAAGAGGTGGCTCAGTTAGCAGATCTCCCAAAG TTGGTGGGCCAAGCCATGGTCGACAACCCTTCATAAGTGACAAAGTGCAATCTGATGATGATGTGGAAGCAGCAATTGCAGTTTTGAGACACTCTGCTGATGAAGACACTATCCGTGAGAAGATGAAAACGACCTTCATTTATCGCCAAGCAATGGTCAATGATGAAAGCAAAGCAGCAGATGTCTTCTTGGTCTTTCCACGGTTTCTGGACACACCAGGACTGGTATGA
- the LOC105890856 gene encoding zinc finger protein with KRAB and SCAN domains 8-like: MLRVNIQQVKMMKQPHSASIPSPQPKLVCKGECNITACSDPKSAECIVVPISVKPEPDLDPYFLSLELPSRESEISLDDQKMKFDLLNLKLEIKSELSTEEHISFDVAEMIVDPFKDCLVKPENEQVHNHDIPEHSEKSLGAFSEESMLYPTPQAKDHNISEASVLNETEGLNQEGRVCHRLRYRSQVQKRHVKQLQHSEKETCEAKTKQKNSTTQACSLCGNIFANSNSLRVHMRIHTGEKPYVCSTCGKAFAHSHWLKDHTRIHTGQKKPDKMQRFPCSKCDKTFSRAHGLRYHMRRHTRERPYACYLCEKRFINVSDLNQHIKGHSNIRPFVCTECGNSFHRRCTLEKHQRIHTGERPYNCPECGKALRYKYSLTMHMKTHKKG, from the coding sequence ATGCTACGTGTGAACATACAACAAGTGAAAATGATGAAGCAGCCACACAGCGCCTCAATCCCATCACCACAACCAAAACTTGTGTGTAAAGGTGAATGTAACATCACAGCATGTTCTGATCCTAAGTCAGCTGAATGTATTGTGGTTCCCATCAGTGTTAAACCAGAGCCAGATTTAGATCCATATTTTCTCTCACTTGAGTTGCCCTCGAGAGAATCTGAAATCAGTCTAGATGATCAGAAGATGAAGTTTGATCTTTTGAACCTCAAATTGGAGATTAAGTCTGAACTGTCCACTGAGGAACATATTTCTTTTGATGTTGCTGAGATGATTGTGGACCCGTTCAAAGACTGTTTGGTCAAACCTGAGAATGAGCAAGTACACAACCATGATATTCCAGAACACTCAGAAAAAAGTCTGGGTGCATTCTCAGAAGAAAGTATGCTGTATCCAACACCACAAGCAAAAGATCACAACATTTCTGAGGCGTCGGTGCTTAATGAGACTGAAGGATTAAACCAGGAAGGCCGCGTTTGTCATCGTCTGAGGTATAGAAGCCAAGTGCAAAAGAGACATGTGAAACAACTACAACACAGTGAGAAAGAAACTTGTGAAGCAAagaccaaacaaaaaaactcgACAACGCAGGCCTGCTCGCTTTGTGGTAACATCTTCGCCAACTCCAACAGTTTGCGGGTTCACATGCGGATACACACCGGGGAGAAGCCGTACGTCTGCTCCACCTGTGGGAAAGCGTTTGCACACTCCCACTGGCTAAAAGACCACACACGGATCCACACAGGTCAAAAAAAGCCAGACAAAATGCAGAGATTCCCCTGCAGCAAGTGTGACAAGACCTTTTCCAGGGCCCATGGCCTTCGATACCACATGCGCCGACACACACGGGAAAGGCCGTATGCTTGCTACTTGTGTGAGAAACGCTTCATTAATGTCAGTGACCTGAACCAGCACATTAAGGGCCACTCCAACATCAGGCCTTTTGTTTGCACTGAGTGTGGAAACAGCTTCCACCGCCGGTGTACACTAGAGAAACACCAACGTATCCACACAGGCGAGAGGCCATACAACTGTCCAGAGTGTGGGAAAGCCCTACGATATAAATACTCTTTAACCATGCACATGAAGACCCACAAAAAAGGATGA